The following proteins are encoded in a genomic region of Streptomyces gobiensis:
- a CDS encoding AzlD domain-containing protein, producing the protein MTVWIAIAITAAGCYLVKLLGLSVPAGALERPAVRRLAALFPVALLAGLTAIQTLDDHAGSLTVDARVAGLASAAVVLLLRAPFLLVVATAVVVTAGVRALGG; encoded by the coding sequence ATGACCGTATGGATCGCGATCGCCATCACCGCCGCCGGATGCTATCTGGTCAAGCTGCTCGGCCTGTCCGTGCCCGCCGGTGCGCTGGAGCGCCCGGCCGTGCGGCGCCTGGCCGCGCTGTTTCCGGTCGCCCTGCTGGCCGGGCTCACCGCCATCCAGACCCTCGACGACCACGCGGGCTCGCTCACCGTGGACGCCCGCGTGGCCGGGCTCGCCTCGGCCGCCGTGGTGCTGCTGCTCCGGGCACCTTTCCTGCTGGTGGTCGCCACGGCGGTGGTGGTCACGGCGGGGGTGCGGGCGCTGGGCGGCTGA
- a CDS encoding LacI family DNA-binding transcriptional regulator gives MTARRPTIKDIARQAGVSKSAVSFALNGRPGVSPGTRDRVHRVAEQLGWRPSSAARALSGERTGALGLVLARPARTLGVESFFLRLVSGIQEALGARQTALLFQVVEDLDAECELYRRWWAERRVDGVLVVDPRLADPRPELLTELGLPAVVIGGTDTETAPGLSTVWADDTEAMASVIDHLHRLGHRRIVHVAGLPGLAHTERRIRCLRTEAERRGLDPGEVRSVTTDYSDAEGAEATRRLLDQDTPPTAIVYDNDVMAVAGLATALERSVPVPGDLSIVAWDDSALCRVTHPGLTALVRDTAAFGRLAAQELLALLDGSPARSVQSDLPRLAPRDSTGPSTSCDVAAPRADLPNPPFP, from the coding sequence ATGACAGCTCGCAGGCCCACCATCAAGGACATCGCCCGGCAGGCAGGCGTCTCCAAGAGCGCGGTCTCCTTCGCGCTCAACGGCCGCCCCGGCGTCTCCCCCGGCACCCGGGACCGCGTCCACCGCGTCGCGGAGCAGCTGGGCTGGCGGCCCAGCAGCGCGGCTCGCGCGCTGTCCGGCGAACGCACCGGCGCCCTGGGGCTGGTTCTCGCCCGCCCAGCCCGTACGCTCGGCGTCGAGTCCTTCTTCCTGCGGCTCGTCTCCGGCATCCAGGAGGCCCTGGGCGCCCGCCAGACCGCGCTGCTCTTCCAGGTCGTGGAAGACCTGGACGCCGAGTGCGAGCTCTACCGCCGCTGGTGGGCCGAGCGCCGTGTCGACGGGGTACTGGTCGTCGACCCCCGGCTGGCCGACCCCCGCCCCGAACTCCTCACCGAGCTCGGCCTGCCCGCGGTGGTGATAGGCGGTACGGACACCGAAACCGCCCCCGGCCTCTCCACCGTATGGGCCGACGACACCGAGGCAATGGCCTCGGTCATCGACCACCTGCACCGACTCGGCCACCGCCGTATCGTCCATGTCGCCGGTCTCCCCGGCCTCGCCCACACCGAGCGCCGGATCCGCTGTCTGCGCACCGAGGCCGAGCGCCGAGGCCTGGACCCTGGCGAGGTCCGCTCGGTGACCACGGACTACTCGGACGCGGAGGGCGCGGAGGCCACCCGCCGTCTCCTCGATCAGGACACTCCCCCAACAGCGATCGTCTACGACAACGATGTGATGGCGGTGGCGGGTCTGGCCACCGCCTTGGAGCGCTCCGTCCCGGTCCCCGGCGATCTCTCCATCGTCGCCTGGGACGACTCGGCGCTGTGCCGGGTCACCCACCCCGGTCTGACCGCCCTGGTCCGCGACACCGCCGCGTTCGGGCGGCTCGCCGCCCAGGAACTTCTGGCCCTGCTGGACGGCTCCCCCGCCCGCAGCGTCCAGAGCGACCTCCCCAGGCTGGCGCCTCGCGACAGCACCGGGCCGTCCACGTCCTGCGACGTCGCTGCGCCCCGTGCGGACTTGCCCAACCCGCCTTTTCCGTAG
- a CDS encoding ATP-dependent helicase: MAQSSALDGFAPATAAWFRGAFSAPTAAQEGAWRAIAAESDALVVAPTGSGKTLAAFLASLDRLASTPPPAEPIRRCRVLYISPLKALAVDVERNLRSPLTGIRQESVRLGLPEPDIRVGIRSGDTPAAERRSMARRPPDILITTPESLFLMLTSAARDALCGVETVILDEVHAVAGTKRGAHLALSLERLDQLCSAQSARLRHDRPARRIGLSATVRPVEEVARFLSPQRAVTIVQPPSGKEFDLKVVVPVEDMGELGGSPVQDSGGGEKPSIWPSVEERIADLVQAHRSTIVFANSRRLAERLCNRLNEIAYERATGEPLPEAHSPAELMGGSGVAEGAPPILARAHHGSVSKEQRARVEEDLKAGRLPAVVATSSLELGIDMGAVDLVVQVESPPSVASGLQRVGRAGHQVGAVSAGVVFPKYRGDLVQSAVVTERMREGAIESLRIPANPLDVLAQQLVSMAAMDTWDVDELLAVVRRAAPFASLPESAYTAVLDMLAGRYPSDAFAELRPRLVWDRVAHTVTGRPGAQRLAVTSGGTIPDRGLFGVFLAGADPRKGGGRVGELDEEMVYESRVGDVFTLGTTSWRIEDITRDRVLVSPAPGVPGRLPFWKGDQLGRPLELGRALGAFLRELSGLGADAARERLGRAGLDELAVGNVLRYLEEQRAACGHVPDDRTIVVERFRDELGDWRVVVHSPFGAQVHAPWALALGARLSERYGMDAQVMHADDGIVLRLPDADLLGLDWDANPLGQDTTAYDTEQAPVGAADVLFDKGEVDQLVTDQVGGSALFAARFRECAARALLLPRRDPGRRTPLWQQRQRAAQLLQVASEFGSFPIVLEAVRECLQDVFDVPGLTELMGDIEARRVRLVEVTTPEPSPFARSLLFGYVAQYLYEGDSPLAERRAAALSLDSRLLAELLGRAELRELLDAEVLAELERELQWRPDSSGVRRIKDPEAVADALRVLGPLTEAELAERGAEPGWAGELAAARRAIRVRVAGREHWAAIEDAGRLRDALGVALPVGVPEAFTEPVKDPLGDLLGRYARTHGPFTTQQAAARFGLGTSVADGALHRMTAEGRLVQGEFHPAGAGQEWCEPTVLRRLRRRSLAALRQELEPVPGPALAAFLPRWQHLEAGGLRGVDGLMRAVEQLQGAPVPASALEKLVLPGRVTGYGPALLDELTAAGEVVWAGAGALPGKDGWVSLYPADSAPLLLPPPHPLELTPYHRAVLEALSGGYGLFFRQIADQVRSMDPEVTDPQLADAIWDLAWAGRLTNDTLAPLRSLLGSGRTAGSTAHRAKRAVPRGRYGSLGVRTASRNGPPTVAGRWSLLPEREADPTLRAHALARTLLDRHGVVTRGAVAAEGVEGGFAAAYRVLSVFEESGQARRGYVVEGLGAAQFAVEGAVDRLRAVHTARERDQRHRAVVLAAADPANAYGAALPWPEPPEGAAHKPGRKAGSLVVLVDGELVLYLERGGKTLLAWHTEGALLDAAVEALARAARAGTLGTITVERANGGAVLTDPLGRVLEAAGFHPTPRGLRLRP, translated from the coding sequence ATGGCTCAGTCTTCGGCTCTCGATGGCTTCGCCCCCGCGACCGCCGCCTGGTTCAGGGGGGCGTTCAGCGCGCCCACGGCTGCCCAGGAGGGCGCCTGGCGGGCCATCGCGGCGGAGTCGGACGCCCTGGTGGTGGCCCCGACCGGGTCCGGTAAGACCTTGGCCGCGTTTCTGGCGTCGCTGGACCGGCTGGCGTCCACGCCGCCGCCCGCGGAGCCCATCAGGCGCTGCCGGGTGCTGTACATATCGCCGCTGAAGGCTTTGGCGGTCGATGTGGAGCGGAATCTGCGCAGCCCCCTCACCGGGATCCGGCAGGAGTCGGTGCGGCTGGGGCTGCCGGAGCCGGATATCCGGGTGGGTATCCGTTCCGGGGACACCCCAGCGGCTGAGCGGCGCTCGATGGCCCGGCGGCCACCGGACATTCTGATCACGACGCCCGAGTCGCTTTTCCTGATGCTCACCTCGGCGGCGCGGGACGCGCTCTGCGGGGTGGAGACGGTGATCCTGGATGAGGTGCACGCGGTGGCCGGGACGAAGCGCGGGGCCCATCTCGCGCTCTCCCTGGAGCGGCTGGATCAGCTGTGCAGTGCTCAATCTGCGCGGCTCCGCCACGACCGCCCGGCGCGGCGTATCGGGCTGTCCGCGACCGTACGGCCCGTGGAGGAGGTCGCCCGCTTTCTCTCTCCGCAGCGTGCGGTGACGATCGTGCAGCCGCCCTCGGGCAAGGAGTTCGACCTGAAGGTGGTCGTGCCGGTCGAGGACATGGGTGAGCTGGGCGGCTCCCCGGTGCAGGACTCGGGCGGCGGGGAGAAGCCGTCGATCTGGCCCTCGGTCGAGGAGCGGATCGCGGATCTGGTGCAGGCACACCGCTCGACGATCGTCTTCGCCAATTCCCGGCGGCTGGCCGAGCGGCTGTGCAATCGGCTCAATGAGATCGCCTATGAGCGGGCGACCGGTGAGCCCCTGCCGGAGGCGCACTCCCCCGCCGAGCTGATGGGTGGTTCGGGGGTGGCCGAAGGGGCGCCGCCGATTCTGGCGAGGGCGCACCATGGGTCCGTATCGAAGGAGCAGCGGGCGCGGGTCGAGGAGGATCTGAAGGCAGGGCGGCTGCCGGCCGTGGTGGCCACCTCCAGTCTGGAGCTCGGTATCGATATGGGGGCGGTGGATCTGGTCGTACAGGTCGAGTCGCCGCCCTCGGTCGCCTCCGGGCTGCAGCGCGTGGGCCGCGCCGGGCACCAGGTGGGGGCGGTCTCGGCCGGGGTGGTCTTTCCCAAGTACCGGGGCGATCTGGTGCAGTCGGCCGTGGTGACCGAGCGGATGCGCGAGGGGGCGATCGAGTCGCTGCGGATTCCGGCCAATCCGCTGGATGTGCTGGCCCAGCAGCTGGTGTCCATGGCGGCCATGGACACCTGGGATGTGGATGAGCTGCTGGCCGTGGTGCGCCGGGCGGCGCCGTTCGCCTCGCTGCCGGAGTCGGCGTACACGGCGGTGCTCGACATGCTCGCCGGGCGGTATCCGTCCGATGCCTTCGCCGAGTTGCGGCCCCGTCTGGTGTGGGACCGGGTGGCCCATACGGTCACGGGGCGCCCGGGTGCGCAGCGGCTGGCGGTCACCTCGGGCGGGACCATCCCGGACCGGGGTCTCTTCGGGGTCTTCCTGGCGGGGGCCGATCCCAGGAAGGGCGGGGGCCGGGTCGGTGAGCTCGATGAGGAGATGGTCTACGAATCCCGGGTGGGCGATGTCTTCACCCTGGGCACCACCTCTTGGCGGATCGAGGACATCACCCGGGACCGGGTGCTGGTCTCCCCCGCCCCCGGGGTGCCGGGGCGGCTGCCCTTCTGGAAGGGCGACCAGCTGGGGCGGCCACTGGAACTGGGCCGTGCGCTGGGCGCGTTCCTGCGCGAGCTCAGCGGGCTGGGCGCGGATGCGGCGCGGGAGCGGCTGGGCCGGGCCGGGCTCGATGAGCTCGCCGTCGGCAATGTCCTCAGATATCTGGAGGAGCAGCGCGCCGCCTGCGGCCATGTCCCCGATGACCGCACGATCGTGGTGGAGCGGTTCCGCGATGAGCTGGGTGACTGGCGGGTGGTGGTGCACTCTCCGTTCGGCGCCCAGGTGCACGCACCGTGGGCGCTGGCGCTCGGCGCCCGGCTGTCCGAGCGGTATGGCATGGACGCCCAGGTGATGCACGCCGATGACGGGATTGTGCTGCGGCTGCCCGACGCGGATCTGCTGGGGCTCGACTGGGACGCCAATCCGCTGGGGCAGGACACCACCGCTTATGACACCGAGCAGGCTCCGGTGGGCGCGGCCGATGTGCTCTTCGACAAGGGCGAGGTCGACCAGCTCGTCACCGACCAGGTCGGCGGCTCGGCCCTGTTCGCCGCCCGCTTCCGGGAGTGCGCCGCCCGCGCTCTGCTGCTGCCCCGCCGCGATCCGGGCAGGCGCACCCCGCTGTGGCAGCAGCGCCAGCGCGCCGCCCAGCTGCTCCAGGTGGCCAGTGAGTTCGGCTCCTTCCCGATCGTGCTGGAGGCGGTGCGCGAGTGTCTGCAGGATGTCTTCGATGTGCCGGGCCTCACCGAGCTGATGGGCGATATCGAGGCCCGCCGGGTTCGTTTGGTCGAGGTCACCACGCCGGAGCCGTCGCCCTTCGCGCGGTCGCTGCTCTTCGGCTATGTCGCGCAATATCTCTACGAGGGCGACTCCCCGCTCGCCGAGCGCCGCGCGGCAGCGCTGTCGCTGGACTCGCGGCTGCTGGCCGAGCTGCTGGGCCGGGCGGAGCTGCGTGAGCTGCTGGACGCCGAGGTGCTGGCGGAGTTGGAGCGGGAGCTCCAGTGGCGCCCGGACTCTTCCGGGGTGCGCCGGATCAAGGACCCCGAGGCGGTGGCCGACGCGCTGCGGGTGCTTGGCCCGCTGACCGAGGCGGAGCTGGCCGAGCGGGGCGCCGAGCCCGGTTGGGCCGGGGAGTTGGCGGCCGCGCGGCGCGCCATCCGCGTCCGGGTGGCGGGGCGGGAGCACTGGGCCGCGATCGAGGACGCGGGGCGGCTGCGCGACGCGCTGGGTGTGGCGCTTCCGGTGGGGGTGCCCGAGGCGTTCACCGAGCCGGTGAAGGATCCCCTTGGGGATCTGCTCGGCCGTTACGCCCGTACGCACGGCCCCTTTACGACCCAGCAGGCCGCCGCCCGCTTCGGTCTCGGCACCTCGGTGGCCGACGGGGCGCTGCACCGGATGACGGCCGAAGGCCGCCTCGTACAGGGTGAGTTCCACCCGGCGGGTGCCGGGCAGGAGTGGTGCGAGCCGACCGTGCTGCGGCGGCTGCGGCGGCGCTCGCTGGCCGCGCTGCGCCAGGAGCTGGAGCCGGTGCCCGGGCCCGCACTGGCGGCGTTCCTGCCCCGGTGGCAGCATCTGGAGGCCGGTGGGCTGCGCGGTGTTGACGGGCTGATGCGCGCTGTTGAGCAGCTGCAGGGCGCGCCCGTGCCCGCCTCCGCCCTGGAGAAGCTGGTGCTGCCGGGGCGGGTGACCGGATACGGTCCGGCGCTGCTGGATGAGTTGACCGCCGCCGGTGAAGTGGTCTGGGCGGGCGCCGGAGCGCTGCCGGGCAAGGACGGCTGGGTTTCGCTGTATCCGGCCGACAGCGCGCCGCTGTTGCTGCCGCCGCCGCATCCGCTGGAGCTCACCCCGTATCACCGGGCGGTGCTGGAGGCTCTGTCGGGTGGCTACGGGCTGTTCTTCCGGCAGATCGCCGACCAGGTCCGGTCCATGGACCCCGAGGTCACCGACCCTCAGCTGGCCGATGCCATCTGGGACTTGGCCTGGGCGGGACGGCTCACCAACGACACCCTCGCCCCACTGCGCAGTCTGCTGGGCTCGGGGCGTACGGCGGGTTCGACCGCGCACCGTGCCAAGCGGGCTGTGCCCCGCGGGCGGTATGGCTCGCTCGGTGTGCGTACTGCCTCACGGAACGGCCCGCCGACCGTCGCGGGCCGCTGGTCGCTGCTGCCGGAGCGGGAGGCCGATCCCACGCTGCGGGCCCACGCTCTGGCCCGTACGCTCCTGGACCGGCACGGTGTGGTGACCCGGGGCGCGGTCGCCGCCGAGGGCGTCGAGGGCGGATTCGCGGCGGCGTACCGGGTGCTGTCGGTGTTTGAGGAGAGCGGCCAGGCACGGCGGGGCTATGTGGTGGAAGGGCTGGGGGCGGCCCAGTTCGCGGTGGAGGGCGCGGTGGACCGGCTGCGCGCGGTACATACGGCCCGGGAGCGGGACCAGCGGCACCGGGCCGTTGTGCTGGCCGCCGCGGATCCGGCCAACGCGTACGGTGCGGCCCTCCCCTGGCCCGAGCCCCCGGAGGGCGCCGCCCATAAGCCGGGCCGCAAGGCGGGTTCCCTGGTGGTGCTGGTCGACGGCGAGCTGGTGCTGTATCTGGAGCGCGGCGGCAAAACGCTGCTGGCCTGGCACACCGAGGGTGCGCTGCTGGACGCCGCCGTGGAGGCGCTGGCGCGGGCCGCCCGCGCGGGGACGCTGGGCACGATCACCGTTGAGCGTGCGAATGGTGGCGCCGTGCTGACCGACCCGCTGGGCCGGGTGCTGGAGGCGGCTGGCTTCCATCCGACGCCGCGTGGACTTCGGCTGAGACCCTGA
- a CDS encoding AraC family transcriptional regulator has protein sequence MGDKEWARHWQHDQLPDLDLLRARYIRHAFPRHAHDGYTLGAITGGLEEVGLPDGTERVGAGGVVMINPEVPHTARAGAPEGWAYATLYPAAHLVAGIAAETTTLRGTAGFAETAVHDRQAAHLIAAVHRAAEEGNALAADSLLRVAIARLLRRHGGLLPARTIHPAGALDAARAQEVLEQRMTAPPTLEQLATELGTSPFALLRAFRDRYGMPPHTWLTNARIRRARLLLEAGVPPAEAAVAVGFTDQPHLGRHFRRIVGVPPGAYQRARRNVQDRG, from the coding sequence ATGGGGGACAAGGAGTGGGCGCGGCACTGGCAGCACGACCAGCTTCCGGACCTGGATCTCCTCCGTGCCCGTTATATCCGGCATGCCTTCCCACGCCACGCACACGACGGCTACACCCTCGGCGCGATCACCGGGGGGCTCGAGGAAGTCGGACTGCCGGACGGCACCGAACGGGTCGGCGCGGGCGGCGTCGTCATGATCAACCCCGAGGTACCGCACACCGCACGTGCCGGAGCCCCCGAGGGGTGGGCCTACGCCACGCTCTATCCGGCGGCACATCTCGTCGCCGGCATCGCCGCCGAAACCACCACCCTGCGCGGCACCGCCGGATTCGCCGAGACCGCGGTCCACGACCGGCAGGCCGCCCACCTCATCGCCGCGGTGCACCGGGCCGCCGAGGAGGGCAACGCGCTGGCCGCCGACAGCCTGCTGCGCGTCGCCATCGCCCGGCTGCTGCGCCGCCACGGCGGCCTCCTGCCGGCCCGTACGATCCACCCGGCCGGGGCGCTGGACGCCGCCCGCGCTCAGGAGGTCCTGGAACAGCGGATGACGGCCCCACCCACCCTGGAACAGCTCGCCACCGAGCTGGGCACCAGCCCTTTCGCGCTGCTACGGGCCTTCCGCGACCGTTACGGGATGCCGCCGCACACCTGGCTCACCAACGCCCGGATCCGCCGTGCCCGGCTGCTGCTGGAGGCCGGGGTCCCGCCGGCCGAGGCCGCGGTCGCCGTCGGCTTCACCGATCAGCCGCATCTGGGCCGCCACTTCCGCCGGATCGTCGGAGTACCGCCCGGGGCTTATCAGCGAGCCCGCAGAAACGTACAAGACCGCGGCTGA
- the recX gene encoding recombination regulator RecX has translation MTRRTDWSDGGTAREDSGGLDSSRAEERPPRRPQDPAERARAICLRLLTGTPRTRQQLADALHKRDIPDEVAEEVLSRFEEVGLIDDAAFADAWVESRHYSRGLARRALARELRTKGVDSSVIDEAVGQLDSEREEETARALVERKLRATRGLDRDKRLRRLAGVLARKGYSEGLALRVVREALEGEGEDVELLEDGPY, from the coding sequence GTGACACGGCGCACTGACTGGTCGGATGGCGGCACAGCACGCGAAGACAGCGGTGGTCTCGACTCGTCGAGGGCCGAGGAGAGACCACCGCGCAGACCCCAGGACCCCGCGGAGCGGGCTCGGGCCATCTGTCTGCGGTTGCTCACCGGGACCCCGCGGACCCGGCAACAGCTCGCGGACGCGCTGCACAAGCGGGATATCCCCGACGAGGTGGCGGAGGAGGTGCTCTCCCGGTTCGAGGAGGTCGGCCTGATCGACGACGCGGCCTTCGCCGACGCGTGGGTGGAATCCCGGCACTACAGCCGGGGGCTGGCCCGGCGGGCCCTCGCCCGCGAGCTGCGCACCAAAGGGGTGGACTCATCGGTGATCGATGAGGCGGTCGGTCAGCTGGACTCCGAGCGGGAGGAGGAGACCGCCCGCGCCCTGGTGGAGCGCAAACTCCGGGCGACCAGGGGCCTGGACCGCGACAAGCGGCTGCGCCGCCTCGCCGGGGTGCTCGCCCGCAAGGGGTACTCCGAAGGGCTCGCCCTCCGGGTGGTCCGGGAGGCGCTGGAGGGGGAGGGCGAGGATGTGGAGCTGCTGGAGGACGGGCCGTACTGA
- a CDS encoding cytochrome P450 produces the protein MLDPADEDFARDPYPYYARLRAQGDAVCVTLANGSRAWLVTGYEQTRAVLADPRFSNVPPQGAGRPKADSPAQRARALLARHMLNSDAPDHTRLRKLTTAAFAPRRVDALRPRIEVLVKGLVEEVAGRIERDGSADLVDAFAFPLPVLVIGEVLGVPESDRVALRDWTYRVGSPADALPPGAVDEAWTQLYGYFTELIAAKRRSPGDDLFSVLVHDSAEGGLDDGELLAMAFLLLFAGYETTMNLLASAALLLLSHPQELAAAQADPAARWPAIVEETLRHASPLEGTTWRRTTEDVALSDGTRIPAGASVLAVLAAANRDPAHFPDPDAFRPDRYLPTAEGARPAPHAAFGHGPHFCVGSRLARLEAQIALPLLFTTLPGLRLAADPAGLPYRPGLLVRGPRVLPVA, from the coding sequence GTGCTCGATCCGGCTGACGAAGACTTCGCCCGTGACCCGTACCCCTACTACGCGCGGCTGCGCGCCCAGGGGGACGCGGTGTGTGTCACGCTCGCCAATGGATCGCGGGCCTGGCTGGTCACCGGCTATGAGCAGACCCGGGCGGTGCTCGCCGATCCCCGCTTCTCCAATGTGCCCCCACAGGGTGCCGGACGGCCGAAAGCCGACTCGCCCGCGCAGCGGGCGCGGGCGCTGCTGGCCCGCCATATGCTCAACTCCGACGCCCCCGACCACACCCGGCTGCGCAAGCTGACCACCGCCGCCTTCGCCCCGCGCCGGGTCGACGCCCTCCGGCCCCGTATCGAGGTGCTGGTGAAGGGCCTCGTGGAGGAGGTGGCCGGGCGGATCGAACGCGATGGCAGCGCCGATCTCGTGGACGCCTTCGCCTTCCCGCTGCCGGTACTGGTGATCGGCGAGGTCCTGGGCGTACCGGAGTCGGACCGCGTGGCACTACGGGACTGGACATACCGGGTCGGATCACCCGCCGACGCACTGCCGCCGGGTGCGGTGGACGAGGCGTGGACCCAGCTGTACGGCTACTTCACCGAGCTGATCGCCGCCAAGCGGCGCTCCCCGGGCGACGATCTTTTCAGCGTGCTCGTACATGACTCCGCCGAGGGCGGGCTGGACGACGGCGAACTGCTCGCTATGGCCTTTCTGCTGCTCTTCGCCGGGTACGAGACCACGATGAATCTGCTGGCCTCGGCTGCCCTGCTGCTCCTGAGCCACCCTCAGGAGCTGGCCGCCGCCCAGGCTGACCCCGCTGCCCGCTGGCCGGCCATCGTTGAGGAGACCCTGCGACACGCGAGCCCCCTGGAGGGCACGACCTGGCGGCGTACGACCGAGGACGTCGCCCTCAGCGACGGCACCCGGATTCCGGCCGGGGCGTCTGTGCTTGCGGTCCTCGCCGCCGCCAATCGGGATCCCGCCCACTTTCCCGACCCCGACGCCTTCCGGCCGGACCGCTATCTGCCCACCGCAGAGGGGGCCCGGCCCGCCCCGCATGCCGCCTTCGGCCATGGCCCGCACTTCTGTGTGGGCTCCCGCCTGGCCCGGCTGGAGGCTCAGATCGCCCTCCCCCTGCTCTTCACCACCCTGCCCGGGCTACGCCTGGCAGCCGACCCGGCCGGTCTCCCCTACCGCCCAGGCTTGCTGGTACGGGGCCCCCGCGTCCTGCCCGTCGCTTAG
- a CDS encoding DUF3046 domain-containing protein → MRLTIFWERMAAHFGAAYADSFARDYVMSELGGRTVYEALEAGWEAKAVWRAVCAAVDVPAELR, encoded by the coding sequence ATGCGGTTGACGATTTTCTGGGAGCGGATGGCAGCCCACTTCGGTGCGGCGTACGCGGATTCCTTCGCGCGTGACTACGTGATGTCCGAGCTCGGTGGACGCACGGTGTACGAGGCGCTGGAGGCGGGCTGGGAGGCGAAGGCCGTCTGGCGGGCGGTCTGCGCTGCCGTGGATGTGCCCGCTGAGCTGCGCTGA
- a CDS encoding AzlC family ABC transporter permease gives MTAADPGTDRAVLRDALGVGLAVGLSGFAFGVTSAGAGLSITQTCALSLLVFTGSSQFALVGALAAGGNPLTAAAGAFFLGVRNAFYGLRLSSLLQLPRWQRPFAAHWVIDETAAVALAQRDRRAARIGFTATGATLFLLWNLTTLLGALGAAALGDPAAWGLDAAGPAVFLALLAPMLRTTLERATAGLAVVLALACLPLLPAGVPVLVAGLAAPVVLLLMGRKEAAAR, from the coding sequence ATAACGGCGGCTGACCCCGGCACCGACCGGGCCGTGCTCCGGGACGCGCTCGGCGTCGGCCTCGCCGTCGGCCTCTCCGGCTTCGCCTTCGGCGTGACCTCCGCGGGCGCCGGGCTCAGCATCACGCAGACCTGCGCGCTCAGCCTGCTGGTCTTCACCGGCTCCTCGCAGTTCGCCCTGGTCGGCGCCCTCGCCGCAGGCGGCAATCCACTCACCGCGGCCGCTGGTGCCTTCTTCCTCGGTGTCCGTAACGCCTTCTACGGGCTGCGGCTGTCCAGCCTCCTTCAGCTGCCCCGCTGGCAGCGGCCGTTCGCCGCGCACTGGGTGATCGACGAGACCGCCGCGGTGGCGCTGGCCCAGCGCGACCGCCGCGCCGCCCGCATCGGCTTCACGGCCACCGGCGCCACCCTCTTTCTGCTCTGGAACCTCACCACACTGCTCGGCGCCCTGGGCGCCGCCGCACTGGGTGACCCCGCCGCCTGGGGACTGGACGCCGCAGGCCCGGCCGTCTTTCTGGCGCTGCTCGCGCCCATGCTGCGGACCACCCTGGAGCGGGCCACCGCTGGGCTCGCGGTGGTGCTGGCGCTGGCATGTCTGCCGCTGCTGCCCGCCGGTGTTCCGGTGCTGGTGGCCGGGCTGGCGGCGCCCGTGGTGCTGCTGCTCATGGGACGTAAGGAGGCGGCTGCCCGATGA